A segment of the Entomomonas moraniae genome:
CGGTCATGTTACCCATTGCAAATATTCAACAATTAAAACAACCCGGTGTTTATTTCGCCGTATTACGTCAATCAGGCTCTTACGATTACAGTAATGCTGCAACAGTTTTTACGATCTCCGATATAGGCGTATCTGCACACCGTTACAAAGCTAACGATAATTTAACGGTTTTTACTCAGTCATTAGACACTGGGACGCCAATTATTGGCGCTGATATTAAGCTATTGGATGAAAAAGGCAATGTGATTGCCAATGTTTCAACCAATACCAAAGGTTATGCGGAAATTGAGCATGCAGACAAGGTCAGTGTTGTTTTAGCAAACCATGATGGTCAAACCACGATGCTACGCTTAAATACATCAGCATTGGATATGTCGGAATTCACAGTAGCAGGCCCAGAAGAGGCGATCAACCAGCTTTTTATTTTTGGCCCTCGTGATTTATATCGCCCAGGCGAAACGGTTTTATTCAATGCGCTATTGCGTGACAAAGACGGTAAGCAAATAGCGAAAACCCCCGTTAATGTCGATGTACGTAGCCCAGATGGAAAGATTTTCCGTAGTTTTGTATGGAAAACCAATGACCAAGGGTTCTATCAGTATAAATTACCTATCCCAAGTGATGCAGCTACTGGACGTTGGTCTTTTTTAGTGACGGTGGCAGGTAAAAAACTACAAGATTACCATTTCAATATAGAAGATTTCTTACCTGAGCGTCTAGCACTTGAGTTAAAAGCACAAGAAGAACCACTATCACCCACTGACACTATGTATGTAGGTGTCGATGGTCGTTATCTTTATGGTGCGCCTGCGGCAGGTAATTCATTAAGCGGTCAAATTTATGTCAGAGCCGCTCGCGAACCCATAGCAAAGTTACCCGGTTACTTGTTTGGTAATATCAATGAGAAATATTTAAGCCAAAACATTGATTTTACTGAGTTTAATCTTGACGGTGAGGGCAAGGGAACGATTAAACTGGATAGTCAATGGAAAGAGGTAAAATCCCCATTACAACTCATTGTCCAAGCGAGTTTGCAAGAAACAGGTGGTCGTCCTATTGTTCGTCGTGTGATCCAACCCGTATGGCCTGCAAGTGAGTTAGTCGGTATTCGCCCTTTATTTAAAGATAAAGAAGTGGATGAGGGCAGTAATGTCGAGTTTGAAGTGGTTTTAGCTAATTACCAAGGGGATAAATTAGCCGCCAAAAACCTCAAAGTACGCTTAATTCATGAGCGTCGTGATTATTATTGGTATTATTCTGAAGATAATGGTTGGAATAGCAATTTTAATCAAAAAGATTTGGTGATGGATGAACAAACAATCAATATCACTAAAGGTACAACGGCTAAACTAACCTATCCTGTGGAGTGGGGGTACTATCGTTTAGAAGTAGAAAACCCTGCTACAGGGCTTATTACAAGCCAGCAGTTCCGTGCAGGTTATTGGTGGCAAGAAAATACCGCTGATGGTGGTGCTGTTCGTCCTGACCAAGTAAAAATGGTGATGGATAAACCAGCCTATAAGGTGGGTGATAAAGCAAAAATTACCGTTACTCCTCCAGCCGCTGGTAGTGGTTATCTAATGGTTGAGTCTTCTGATGGTTTGCTATGGTGGCAAGCGATAGAAGTTCCTGCAACAGGTAAAACCTTTGAAATTCCTATTCCTGCCGATGGGCAATGGAAGCGCCATGATTTATATATCTCTACCTTGGTGGTTCGTCCTGGCAGTCGTAAAGTAGGTGCAACTCCTAAGCGTGCTGTAGGTGTATTACATTTACCTTTAGATCGTTTAGAGCGTAAATTAAATCTTACCATTGAAGCACCTGCGCGTGCGGCACCTTCAGAAAAATTAGTTGTAAAAATTAAAGCAACCGATAAAGACGGTCAACCCGTAAAAAATGCGAGCGTGCTGTTATCAGCTGTAGATGTGGGGATTTTAAATATTACCGAATATAAAACCCCAGACCCATTCGATGGCTTCTTTGGTCGTAAAGCTTATGGTGTTGACCAATTAGATGTTTACGGACAACTCATTGAAACAGGGCAAGGACGTATTGCCAAACTTGCTTTCGGTGGTGATGCCATGAGCAAAGGGGGCAAAAAACCAGATACCAATGTGATGATTGTTGCTTTGCAAAGTGAACCTGTTCGTGTTAACGACAAGGGCGAGGCAGAAGTGTCTTTTGCAATATCTGACTTTAATGGTGAATTAAGGCTCATGGGGCAAGTATGGGGTGATGAATCCTTTGGTATGAATGAGGCAAAAACAGTGATTGCAGCCCCTATTATTGCGGAGCTTTCAACACCTCGTTTCTTAGCTGGGGGTGACAGTGCTGTATTGGCTTTAGATGTAACCAACTTAACCGATAAACCTCAAACGTTAAAAGTTATGTTGGCGTCAGAAGGTCAAGTGAGTTTGGTCGATAATAAAGAGCAAACAATCACCGTGGCAAAAGATCAACGTCAAACGATTAAAGTGCAAGTTAAAGCAGGCGAGGGAATAGGCACAGGTAAAATTACCTTGGTTGTGTCAGGTATTTTACAAGGTGATAAACCGTTGCCTGACATCAAACGCGAGTGGAAGATTGGTACACGGCCTGCTTATCCTGCGGTGGTTGAAACGTTCCAAGAGGTATTAGAAAATTCACCTTGGAATGCTCCTACAGGTACTATGGCTGCAACGATGTTGGATGGTAGAGAGGGGATGCTACAATTAACTGCTACGCCACCTTTAAACTTATCGAAGCAAATTCAGTATTTACGCGCTTATCCTTATGGCTGTGCAGAGCAAACAGTGAGTGGCTTGTATCCTTCATTGTATGCGAATAATAATTTACTCGAAAAACTAGGGATTAAAACTAAACAAACGGATGAAGAACGCCGCGCGGCTATTGATACAGGCATAAGCCGTTTATTAGGTATGCAACGCTACAACGGTGGTTTTGGTTTATGGAGCAGTGATAGTCGAGAAGAATATTGGTTAACAGCGTATGTGACGGATTATTTATTACGTGCCCGTGAGCGTGGTTTTTCTGTACCAAGCTCAAGCTTAGACAAAGCGATCAAGCGCTTACAGACCTATGTTCAAAATACCTCAGCGATTACACCTGACTATTCTGATAGTGAAAAGGCAACTCGTTTTGCGACACAAGCGTATGCAGGTTATGTCTTAGCGCGCTCTCAGCAAGCGCCATTAGGTGCCTTACGTGCGTTGTATGATCGTCGTGGTGATGCCCCTTCTGGTTTATCCTTGGTGCAGTTATCTGCTGCGTTAAAACTAATGGGTGATAATACGCGTGCAGAGCAAGTACTGGCCGAAGGCTTGACTAAATCCCGTTATAAACCTACAAGATATTATTGGTGGATAGGTGATTACGGTAGCGATACACGTGATGATGCGTTGATATTAGCATTACTGCAAGAGCATGATATGACTTCTCAAAAAGTTATTGCTGATCGTATGTTTAAGTTAAGTAACCAGATTGCTAATCAACGTTGGTTATCAACGCAAGAGCGCAACTCTATTTTCTTAGCGGGTTATCGTACATTGTTATCTGCTAGCCAACCATGGACAGCTGATGTGGCAATCGCTGGTAAGCAATATACTTTGACGGATAAAAATCCATCCATGAAGTTCAGCGATGAAGCAATGCGCCAAATCACAACACTGACAGTCACTAATAAAACACCAAGTGTGGTGCTCTACCAAACGCTAGATCTATCTGGGTATCCGAAGGAAGCACCACAAGCCTCTAATACAGACGGCCTGTTTGTTACGAAGGAATATTTAAATTCAGATGGTAGCCCCCTTGATCTTAAAAATGTTAAGAGTGGCGATTTAGTGATTGTGCGCATTAAGTTGAAAACTAAAGAGCGTATCAGTGATGCATTATTGGTTGATTTTTTACCTGCTGGGCTTGAGTTAGAAAATCAAAACTTAGCTAATTCTTCAGCGAGTTTAAACAATGCAGCGTCTACTATTAAAGATTCATTAAAATCAATGCAACAAGCACGGATTGAGCATCAAGAATTCCGTGATGACCGCTATGTATTGCAATTAGATCTCGGCTATAATTATTCTAATTTAGCGACAGAAATTGTTTACCTAGCACGTGCTGTCACGCCGGGTGAGTATCTCATTCCGCAAGCCATTGTTGAATCAATGTATCGCCCAAATTGGCAAGCCAGTAGCAGTGCCCCTGGTGTGCTGGTTGTAAAACCTAAATAGGTCAAAGCAATTCATTAAAAAGGCGTACACTGTACGCCTTTTATTTTGTAGGATAGTTAAGGTGTCAGTATTACGTTTTATTGGTCGACATTGGCGTATTTGGCTTTGTATTCCATTCTTTTTGTTAGTGCTGTTATGGGCAGTGGATAAGCTATACCCTTTGCCTTTACCTGATGATGGTGTCGCTCGCGTTGTTTTAGCAGAAGATGGCACCTTATTATGGCGTTTTGCTGATGAAGAGGGAGTATGGCGTTATCCGATTACTATCGATCAAGTTTCACCCGCCTACATTGAAGCCTTATT
Coding sequences within it:
- a CDS encoding alpha-2-macroglobulin family protein, yielding MSLVFGVVSENMTMTQAATAKASLDEATLAERYAGKELKVVDVSEIQVNGASTLSVTFSVPLKSGQAFNDKLHLVDAKSGKVDGAWVLSDNQLELTFNSLEPNRKLVLTIDSGLRGVNGRSLPIEHVSRLTTKNLQPMINFASRGSLFPVRLAEGLPVLTLNVDQATVEFFKVQDNKLPQFLSEWGRGGSLRYWQATDLLKMADLVYTGGFKLEAEKNRRETVMLPIANIQQLKQPGVYFAVLRQSGSYDYSNAATVFTISDIGVSAHRYKANDNLTVFTQSLDTGTPIIGADIKLLDEKGNVIANVSTNTKGYAEIEHADKVSVVLANHDGQTTMLRLNTSALDMSEFTVAGPEEAINQLFIFGPRDLYRPGETVLFNALLRDKDGKQIAKTPVNVDVRSPDGKIFRSFVWKTNDQGFYQYKLPIPSDAATGRWSFLVTVAGKKLQDYHFNIEDFLPERLALELKAQEEPLSPTDTMYVGVDGRYLYGAPAAGNSLSGQIYVRAAREPIAKLPGYLFGNINEKYLSQNIDFTEFNLDGEGKGTIKLDSQWKEVKSPLQLIVQASLQETGGRPIVRRVIQPVWPASELVGIRPLFKDKEVDEGSNVEFEVVLANYQGDKLAAKNLKVRLIHERRDYYWYYSEDNGWNSNFNQKDLVMDEQTINITKGTTAKLTYPVEWGYYRLEVENPATGLITSQQFRAGYWWQENTADGGAVRPDQVKMVMDKPAYKVGDKAKITVTPPAAGSGYLMVESSDGLLWWQAIEVPATGKTFEIPIPADGQWKRHDLYISTLVVRPGSRKVGATPKRAVGVLHLPLDRLERKLNLTIEAPARAAPSEKLVVKIKATDKDGQPVKNASVLLSAVDVGILNITEYKTPDPFDGFFGRKAYGVDQLDVYGQLIETGQGRIAKLAFGGDAMSKGGKKPDTNVMIVALQSEPVRVNDKGEAEVSFAISDFNGELRLMGQVWGDESFGMNEAKTVIAAPIIAELSTPRFLAGGDSAVLALDVTNLTDKPQTLKVMLASEGQVSLVDNKEQTITVAKDQRQTIKVQVKAGEGIGTGKITLVVSGILQGDKPLPDIKREWKIGTRPAYPAVVETFQEVLENSPWNAPTGTMAATMLDGREGMLQLTATPPLNLSKQIQYLRAYPYGCAEQTVSGLYPSLYANNNLLEKLGIKTKQTDEERRAAIDTGISRLLGMQRYNGGFGLWSSDSREEYWLTAYVTDYLLRARERGFSVPSSSLDKAIKRLQTYVQNTSAITPDYSDSEKATRFATQAYAGYVLARSQQAPLGALRALYDRRGDAPSGLSLVQLSAALKLMGDNTRAEQVLAEGLTKSRYKPTRYYWWIGDYGSDTRDDALILALLQEHDMTSQKVIADRMFKLSNQIANQRWLSTQERNSIFLAGYRTLLSASQPWTADVAIAGKQYTLTDKNPSMKFSDEAMRQITTLTVTNKTPSVVLYQTLDLSGYPKEAPQASNTDGLFVTKEYLNSDGSPLDLKNVKSGDLVIVRIKLKTKERISDALLVDFLPAGLELENQNLANSSASLNNAASTIKDSLKSMQQARIEHQEFRDDRYVLQLDLGYNYSNLATEIVYLARAVTPGEYLIPQAIVESMYRPNWQASSSAPGVLVVKPK